A DNA window from Vigna radiata var. radiata cultivar VC1973A unplaced genomic scaffold, Vradiata_ver6 scaffold_198, whole genome shotgun sequence contains the following coding sequences:
- the LOC106779241 gene encoding uncharacterized protein LOC106779241, giving the protein MADINVTHQPVRHIDVGLIVIDAYMSARQEDLELEREVEIINKPSIKSIHMESGQIVNCIDIYKQPSFDHPLLKDHKLQRKPNFQNPTGKTRQKALETKPMFGLGKDECPMGTVPILRTIEDDFIREKSLFNDHILVQDIPGVHIAEVALKPNYGPYYGVGGVGVCARQCGCVFVSDLVYIQTTTKGLDAICAGFIQTDRKVYLGATVTTISHYGGPIYTTAWSISQDPVTKNWWISIANKFIRYLPAKLFSNLNEASEVGWGGRTRTRPGTQSPQMGSGYFARDDNVTHACFFKEVSIQDNERKTHGAKVYETHSFSDSPNCYDVRYYGNQDPYYGYILSFGGPGGNCGN; this is encoded by the exons ATGGCGGACATTAATGTTACTCaccaacctgtcagacatatagacgtcggactcaTTGTAATTGACGCCTATATGTCTGCCAGgcag GAAGATTTGGAGTTAGAGAGAGAAGTTGAGATTATTAATAAGCCTTCTATCAAGAGTATTCAT ATGGAAAGTGGACAAATTGTTAATTGCATTGACATTTACAAACAACCATCGTTTGATCATCCTTTATTAAAGGATCATAAGTTGCAG AGAAAACCCAACTTTCAAAATCCAACTGGAAAGACAAGACAAAAAGCTTTAGAAACAAAACCCATGTTTGGATTGGGTAAGGATGAATGTCCAATGGGAACTGTTCCTATATTGAGAACAATAGAAGATGACTTTATTAGagaaaaatcattattcaaCGATCATATATTGGTTCAAGATATTCCTGGTGTTCAT ATTGCAGAAGTTGCTCTTAAACCAAATTATGGTCCTTATTACGGAGTCGGAG GTGTGGGTGTATGTGCACGTCAATGTGGGTGTGTGTTTGTGAGTGACCTTGTGTATAT TCAGACAACTACAAAAGGACTGGATGCTATATGTGCAGGTTTTATTCAAACTGACAGAAAAGTTTACCTTGGTGCAACAGTAACTACCATCTCTCATTATGGAGGACCAATTTACACAACTGCCTGGTCCATTTCTCAG GATCCTGTGACGAAAAATTGGTGGATAAGTATAGCCAATAAGTTTATTAGATATCTTCCAGCAAAATTGTTCTCAAACCTGAATGAAGCTAGTGAAGTAGGTTGGGGTGGAAGAACAAGAACTCGTCCCGGTACTCAAAGTCCTCAAATGGGGTCTGGTTATTTTGCTCGTGATGATAATGTTACGCATGCTTGTTTCTTTAAAGAAGTTTCGATTCaagataatgaaagaaaaactcaTGGAGCTAAAGTATATGAAACTCATTCTTTCAGTGACAGTCCCAATTGTTACGATGTTAGATACTATGGAAATCAAGACCCCTACTATGGTTACATTCTCTCGTTTGGAGGACCTGGTGGTAATTGTGGCAATTAA
- the LOC111240781 gene encoding uncharacterized protein LOC111240781: protein MGKKRSSKYMHQKSMGFTANQIKDFIFHNKNITVSTVKKRPREPRKWLKRECKTKISTEELKDLLLRLISYILIWRILIKCLLSVMCIALLIRNCLAMRWTGIKFFKLSSRLMIH, encoded by the exons ATGG GTAAGAAGAGATCCAGCAAATACATGCATCAAAAGTCAATGGGTTTTACTGCTAATCAAATAAAAGATTTCATCTTTCACAACAAAAACATTACAGTGTCTACAG TAAAGAAGAGGCCGCGAGAGCCAAGGAAATGGCTGAAAAGAGAATGCAAAACAAAGATTTCAACGGAGGAGCTCAAAGATTTACTCTTAAGGCTCATCAGCTATATCCTAATTTGGAGAATATTAATCAAATGCTTATTGTCTGTGATGTGCATTGCTTTGCTGATCAGAAATTGTTTGGCAATGAGATGGACTGGTATAAAATTCTTCAAATTAAGCTCACGGCTAATGATACACTAA
- the LOC111240788 gene encoding uncharacterized protein LOC111240788 codes for MVLTGRESLIRLIGRRGRFLPNRRSILSDTIPDPNPNPNPSPNPVVEQLLQQPDQSGDVQCPVCGRNLPGDDHNRINSHLDACLSHSQPKPATKRKLSQRTLFELNFSPSNSKPKLQSLTHESDSASFLPLPNNGCEEVENCDKQKPPEKHETGVNSTLAATPSSSSPVNSGVPEDSKLVDAA; via the exons ATGGTGCTCACAGGCAGAGAAAGCTTGATTCGATTAATCGGCAGACGGGGGCGCTTCCTCCCCAATCGCCGCTCTATCCTCTCCGATACCATCCCTGATCCTAACCCGAACCCGAACCCCAGTCCGAATCCG GTTGTTGAACAACTGTTGCAGCAACCAGATCAAAGCGGCGACGTACAGTGCCCTGTTTGCGGCCGCAACCTTCCCGGTGATGATCACAACCGCATAAACTCTCATCTCG ATGCGTGTCTCTCTCATTCACAACCAAAACCAGCAACAAAACGAAAGCTTTCCCAACGCACCCTCTTTGAGTTAAACTTTTCCCCATCCAATTCTAAACCTAAACTCCAGAGTCTCACTCACGAATCTGACAGTGCTTCCTTCCTTCCTCTTCCAAACAACGGCTGTGAAGAAGTGGAAAATTGCGATAAGCAAAAACCGCCTGAAAAACACGAGACTGGAGTTAATTCTACACTTGCTGCCACTCCCTCATCTTCCTCGCCCGTGAACAGTGGGGTGCCTGAAGATTCTAAACTAGTTGATGCGGCCTGA